The following are encoded together in the Luoshenia tenuis genome:
- the rnc gene encoding ribonuclease III, protein MAYTKEQFEADIGHRFLDRQLLRSALTHSSYAGRPEDWPHNERLEYLGDAVVELAVSDWLYNHIPPLPEGQMTQARAQSVCEAALAGCARQIRLGELLYLGRGEELTHGREKNSILSDAFEALVGALYQDAGFDFAKDFVLRAVGPLLITALNGENQDCKTQLQERLKQLQRGDPEYVILSSEGPSHRPVFTAAVEADGQRLGLGQGGSKKEAEQAAAAEALECLKG, encoded by the coding sequence ATGGCGTATACCAAAGAACAATTTGAAGCGGATATCGGCCATCGCTTTTTAGACAGGCAGCTGCTGCGCTCTGCGCTGACGCATTCCTCCTATGCAGGCCGGCCGGAGGATTGGCCGCATAACGAACGGCTGGAATACCTTGGCGACGCCGTGGTGGAACTGGCGGTGAGCGATTGGCTGTATAACCATATCCCGCCGCTTCCCGAGGGGCAGATGACCCAGGCACGGGCGCAGAGCGTGTGCGAGGCGGCGCTGGCCGGGTGTGCGCGGCAGATCAGGCTGGGTGAGCTGCTGTATTTAGGCAGGGGCGAAGAGCTGACCCATGGACGGGAGAAAAACTCCATCCTTTCAGACGCGTTTGAAGCCTTAGTGGGCGCTTTATATCAGGATGCGGGGTTTGATTTTGCCAAAGATTTTGTGCTGCGTGCCGTAGGTCCGCTGCTGATCACAGCGCTAAACGGCGAAAATCAGGATTGTAAGACCCAGCTGCAAGAGCGGCTTAAACAGCTGCAAAGGGGCGATCCGGAGTATGTGATCCTTTCAAGCGAAGGCCCCAGCCACCGCCCGGTCTTTACCGCTGCGGTGGAGGCGGACGGACAGCGCCTGGGCCTTGGGCAGGGCGGCAGTAAAAAGGAAGCGGAGCAGGCTGCGGCTGCTGAAGCACTAGAGTGCCTGAAGGGGTAA
- a CDS encoding AraC family transcriptional regulator, translating into MREAVPKHQVIEYLKEEPFYIANVRFSAVNDYYAINSHWHEELEIAYILEGNPHHYIDGECIQSEAGRLIVTNSESVHHVTCEFEHSREEAISAVVLLIHNRFIMENFPEYGTLWFTNNKRQTKPEIRDIMLWLSAYAEKKEHRPQEYLYVKGLLLQLLYYMYEEGIVSRKDQTAIVKRQNIQPLKDILVYVEEHYQLPLAQADVANQFYLSQQYFSRYFKQCTGITFTEHITRYRLEKAIKELRDTDKRIVDIALDNGFTEERRFAFAFKKFYGVSPLQYRRQLHASDKKDDLIK; encoded by the coding sequence ATGAGGGAAGCGGTGCCCAAACACCAGGTTATTGAATATCTGAAAGAGGAACCTTTTTATATCGCAAACGTTCGTTTTTCTGCAGTAAATGATTATTATGCAATAAATAGTCATTGGCATGAAGAGCTGGAGATCGCCTATATTTTAGAAGGAAATCCACACCATTATATTGATGGAGAATGCATTCAATCTGAAGCCGGGAGATTGATTGTTACAAATTCGGAAAGTGTGCATCATGTGACATGCGAGTTTGAACATTCCAGGGAAGAGGCGATATCTGCAGTTGTTCTATTGATCCATAACCGTTTTATTATGGAAAATTTCCCTGAGTACGGGACACTATGGTTTACCAATAATAAAAGACAGACCAAGCCGGAGATTAGAGATATTATGCTTTGGCTTTCTGCGTATGCTGAGAAAAAGGAACACCGCCCGCAAGAATATCTTTATGTTAAGGGATTATTGCTGCAATTACTCTACTATATGTATGAAGAAGGCATAGTTTCTCGAAAAGATCAGACCGCCATTGTCAAACGTCAGAATATACAGCCGTTAAAGGACATTTTGGTTTATGTGGAAGAACACTATCAATTGCCTCTCGCTCAGGCAGATGTTGCAAATCAGTTCTACTTGTCTCAACAGTATTTTTCGCGTTATTTCAAACAATGCACAGGTATAACTTTTACAGAACATATAACGCGATATCGGTTAGAAAAAGCAATAAAAGAGTTGCGAGATACGGATAAGCGTATTGTAGATATTGCACTGGATAACGGCTTTACAGAAGAAAGGCGATTTGCCTTTGC